One window from the genome of Malacoplasma penetrans HF-2 encodes:
- the rsmA gene encoding 16S rRNA (adenine(1518)-N(6)/adenine(1519)-N(6))-dimethyltransferase RsmA, with translation MIGKEENKFISFIKKNKFFASRKMGQNFLINENIKKKIVDSLEIKPDDHVLEIGPGFGALTKIVLSQTKNLTVVELDKRLVEFLKQEYKELRIINIDVLKFDFKEFNKDTQYKIISNLPYSISSKIIFKILKYANFSQSVLMVQKEMADRITAKVGTKKYNNFTVLLRITSEIKKLFDVSNNCFFPKPEVDSTVISFERKKDFDFTNFEKLESFLLKCFSQKRKTIFNNLKNYFPKQKIEEVFNKHSIIPTTRPENIKEELYLKMCFDFYDL, from the coding sequence ATGATTGGAAAAGAAGAAAATAAATTCATTTCATTCATTAAAAAAAATAAATTTTTTGCTTCTCGAAAGATGGGGCAAAATTTTTTAATTAATGAAAATATTAAGAAAAAAATTGTAGATTCTTTAGAAATAAAACCAGATGATCATGTTTTAGAAATTGGTCCAGGATTTGGAGCTCTTACTAAAATTGTTCTTTCACAAACAAAAAATCTTACTGTTGTTGAATTAGATAAAAGATTAGTTGAGTTTTTAAAACAAGAATACAAAGAATTACGAATAATTAATATTGATGTTTTGAAGTTTGATTTTAAAGAATTTAATAAAGACACACAATATAAAATTATTTCTAATTTGCCATATAGTATCTCTTCAAAAATTATTTTTAAAATTTTAAAGTATGCTAATTTTTCTCAATCTGTTTTAATGGTTCAAAAAGAAATGGCAGATAGGATTACAGCAAAAGTTGGAACAAAAAAATATAACAATTTCACAGTTTTATTAAGAATCACTAGTGAAATAAAAAAACTTTTTGATGTCTCTAATAATTGTTTTTTTCCAAAACCAGAAGTAGATTCTACAGTTATTAGTTTTGAAAGAAAAAAAGATTTTGATTTTACTAACTTTGAAAAACTAGAGTCTTTTCTATTAAAATGTTTTTCTCAAAAAAGAAAAACCATTTTCAATAATTTAAAAAATTATTTTCCAAAACAAAAAATAGAAGAAGTTTTTAATAAACATAGTATTATTCCAACAACAAGACCTGAAAATATAAAAGAAGAACTTTATTTAAAAATGTGTTTTGATTTCTATGATTTATAA